Proteins encoded in a region of the Planococcus citri chromosome 1, ihPlaCitr1.1, whole genome shotgun sequence genome:
- the LOC135849658 gene encoding transient receptor potential channel pyrexia-like, which yields MLRRESKTSDNIEFYETRINNVRQSIKQRLRSLRKRSKNESPLEYFPMDFINEETPESCSMTTEVMRNDIKQKLLDAVRYLGVHDAFQTMESGDLNIDTYKNASRTVKNLAFLWAAFIGRLDCMQTLHQLGADVGFSYEIDNFNALHLAAFFGSATCCEWLLSKRCQSQETIKGLLPVHFAALGNSRCCIELLMQYGSQLPDTVLNSAVNGNSVECVELLLSLNVDVNSFDKEGMTPLHIAADQGSIYCLKCLLSYPLCDKDLTTNDERRYTAVHLAAENGYDQCIQSLAETGADLNEVNAKKETPLHLACKMQYPDCVDVLLKNHAHVNAQNNDERTPLHCAVAKSRLALLIVQKLVEWHADVNASDWYGFTPLHIAALNELDECVEYLIMSGSNVAAKTNAGLSALNVINRKTPLSVSKIPRRLNLSLAYNAEQSLKFSFRDIITNSQTGEVDFLYTLQKEGQSCVLKHPLCRAFLHLKWEKVRPYYLLRVGISTVAIVLLSFYIMIASINRCCDEQESTNCNCTERNITLQNRTVCDEQESTLQNRSAEFIFLTHLHEQTFVIYTMKVIILLLVFLNVTKIFFSLAAYKSARHYFSKQYNILELSLTAGIFILCLPPETQFHRWWQCIMGAMTVLFCWVYLMIMVGQMPSYGAYLSMFTKVLQEFSKLLVAYFCVLIGFTITLCVLFPEHEVLRNPLLGFVKVMAMMTGELNLDDLVKTIKAAHVKFTVIFILALFIIFVTVVLMNLLVGIAVHDVEGLHKTADLTKLVHQTQLIHFLELACFNGFFPKKISDIFQNFLYVSPRMYRVVIYVRPLNPQEKRLPREIMEEGLKIALDRRKARSMKNNAKQDMESRIDSLEKQIKNLQTLMNEIGNNVKNLVK from the exons ATGTTGCGACGCGAGTCCAAAACTAGCGATAACATCGAATTTTACGAAACGCGAATCAATAACGTCCGACAGTCGATCAAACAACGTTTACGTAGTTTACGTAaaagatcgaaaaatgaatCTCCCCTCGAGTACTTCCCGATGGATTTCATCAACGAGGAAACGCCAGAAAGCTGTAGTATGACGACCGAAGTGATGAGAAACGACATCAAGCAGAAATTACTAGACGCAGTTCGTTACCTAGGAGTGCACGATGCCTTTCAAACTATGGAATCTGGTGACCTGAACATCGATACGTATAAAAATGCCTCCAGAACGGTGAAAAATCTCGCCTTCCTGTGGGCTGCTTTTATAGGAAGGCTCGATTGCATGCAGACTTTGCACCAACTAGGCGCTGACGTGGGGTTTTCCTACGAGATTGATAATTTCAACGCTCTACATTTGGCAGCTTTTTTTGGTTCGGCAACGTGTTGCGAATGGTTGTTATCGAAAAGATGCCAGTCTCAAGAAACCATTAAAGGTCTTTTACCGGTACATTTCGCTGCGTTGGGTAATTCTCGGTGCTGTATAGAACTTTTAATGCAATACGGTAGCCAACTTCCGGATACGGTTTTGAACTCGGCAGTGAACGGTAATTCGGTCGAATGCGTTGAATTGCTGCTATCGTTAAATGTAGACGTGAATTCATTCGATAAAGAGGGCATGACTCCTCTGCACATCGCCGCTGATCAAGGCAGTATttattgtttgaaatgtttattaAGTTACCCTTTATGTGATAAAGATTTGACCACCAACGATGAAAGGAGGTATACAGCGGTACATTTAGCAGCTGAAAACGGATACGATCAGTGCATTCAGAGTTTAGCTGAAACGGGCGCTGATTTAAACGAAGTAAACGCTAAAAAAGAAACACCTTTGCATCTGGCGTGTAAAATGCAGTATCCTGATTGTGTAGATGTTCTTTTGAAAAACCATGCTCATGTTAATGCTCAAAATAACGACGAAAGGACACCGTTGCACTGTGCTGTAGCCAAGTCCAGACTAGCTCTACTCATTGTGCAGAAATTGGTCGAATGGCATGCGGATGTAAACGCATCAGACTG GTACGGATTCACTCCTTTACACATAGCAGCTCTAAACGAACTAGACGAATGTGTCGAGTACCTGATCATGAGTGGCTCCAACGTGGCAGCTAAAACGAACGCCGGATTGAGCGCATTAAACGTCATCAATCGTAAAACACCGCTCAGCGTGAGCAAAATACCAAGAAGATTGAATTTATCACTGGCATACAACGCCgaacaaagtttaaaattcagtttcaGAGATATAATTACCAATTCGCAAACAGGCGAAGTGGATTTTTTGTACACTTTACAAAAAGAAGGACAATCTTGCGTATTAAAGCATCCCTTATGTCGGGCCTTTTTACACCTTAAATGGGAAAAAGTACGACCTTATTATTTGCTTCGAGTAGGAATCTCAACGGTGGCTATAGTTTTACTAAGTTTTTATATCATGATCGCGTCTATAAACAGATGTTGCGACGAACAAGAATCTACTAACTGCAATTGCACCGAGCGTAATATTACATTACAAAACAGAACAGTTTGCGACGAACAAGAATCTACATTACAAAACAGATCGgcagaatttatatttttaacacATCTTCACGAACAAACGTTCGTTATATATACAATGAAAgtaataattttacttttagtttttttaaatgtaacgaaaatatttttcagtttggcTGCTTATAAATCAGCGAGGcattatttttccaaacaatATAATATTTTAGAATTAAGTTTAACAGCTGGAATTTTCATATTATGTCTACCTCCCGAAACGCAGTTCCATAGATGGTGGCAATGTATTATGGGAGCGATGACGGTGCTTTTTTGCTGGGTGTATTTAATGATAATGGTCGGTCAAATGCCATCCTACGGAGCCTATCTTTCTATGTTTACCAAAGTACTGCAAGAATTTTCCAAGCTTTTAGTCGCATATTTCTGCGTACTGATAGGGTTTACTATAACTTTATGCGTGCTTTTTCCCGAACACGAAGTACTTCGAAATCCACTTCTAGGGTTTGTGAAAGTAATGGCAATGATGACGGGCGAACTGAATTTAGATGATTTGGTAAAGACGATCAAAGCAGCTCATGTAAAGtttacagtaattttcatattagccttattcataatttttgtaacTGTTGTTTTAATGAATTTACTAGTAGGTATTGCTGTACATGATGTTGAAGGGTTACACAAGACTGCAGATTTGACCAAACTGGTCCATCAAACACAACTGATTCATTTCCTAGAGTTGGCTtgttttaatggattttttcccaaaaaaatatccgatatttttcagaattttctgtACGTATCCCCTAGAATGTATAGAGTAGTTATTTATGTTAGACCATTGAATCCGCAAGAGAAAAGATTACCCAGAGAAATAATGGAAGAGGGATTAAAAATAGCGCTGGATCGTAGAAAAGCGAGAAGTATGAAAAATAACGCCAAGCAGGATATGGAAAGCAGAATAGATAGTttggaaaaacaaattaaaaatttgcaaactctcatgaatgaaataggtaataatgtaaagaatttggtaaaataa